A single Pantoea rwandensis DNA region contains:
- the rpsS gene encoding 30S ribosomal protein S19, translating into MPRSLKKGPFIDLHLLKKVEKAVESGDKKPLRTWSRRSTIFPNMIGLTIAVHNGRQHVPVFVSDEMVGHKLGEFAPTRTYRGHAADKKAKKK; encoded by the coding sequence ATGCCACGTTCTCTCAAGAAAGGTCCTTTTATTGACCTGCACTTGCTGAAGAAGGTAGAGAAAGCGGTGGAAAGCGGTGACAAGAAGCCCCTGCGCACTTGGTCCCGTCGTTCAACGATCTTCCCTAACATGATCGGTTTGACCATCGCTGTCCATAATGGTCGTCAGCACGTTCCTGTCTTTGTATCCGACGAAATGGTCGGCCACAAACTGGGTGAATTTGCACCGACACGTACTTATCGCGGCCATGCTGCAGATAAGAAAGCCAAGAAGAAATAA
- the rplV gene encoding 50S ribosomal protein L22 gives METIAQHRHARSSAQKVRLVADLIRGKKVSQALDILTYTNKKAAVLVKKVLESAIANAEHNDGADIDDLKVAKIFVDEGPSMKRIMPRAKGRADRILKRTSHITVVVSDR, from the coding sequence ATGGAAACTATTGCTCAACATCGCCATGCTCGTTCTTCTGCTCAGAAGGTCCGCCTTGTTGCTGACCTGATTCGCGGTAAGAAAGTGTCGCAGGCTCTGGATATTCTGACCTACACCAACAAGAAAGCTGCTGTGTTGGTTAAGAAAGTCCTGGAATCTGCCATTGCGAACGCCGAACACAACGATGGCGCTGATATCGACGATCTGAAAGTCGCGAAAATCTTCGTAGACGAAGGCCCAAGCATGAAGCGCATTATGCCGCGTGCGAAAGGTCGTGCAGATCGCATCCTGAAGCGCACCAGCCACATTACTGTGGTTGTGTCCGATCGCTGA
- the rpsC gene encoding 30S ribosomal protein S3 → MGQKVHPNGIRLGIVKPWNSTWFANTKEFADNLDSDFKVRQFLTKELAKASVSRIVIERPAKSIRVTIHTARPGIVIGKKGEDVEKLRTVVAKIAGVPAQINIAEVRKPELDAKLVADSITSQLERRVMFRRAMKRAVQNAMRLGAKGIKVEVSGRLGGAEIARTEWYREGRVPLHTLRADIDYNTSEAHTTYGVIGVKVWIFKGEILGGMAAVEQPEPAAQPKKQQRKGRK, encoded by the coding sequence ATGGGTCAGAAAGTACATCCTAATGGTATTCGCCTAGGTATTGTAAAACCATGGAACTCTACCTGGTTTGCGAACACCAAAGAATTCGCTGACAACCTGGACAGCGATTTTAAAGTACGTCAGTTCCTGACTAAGGAACTGGCTAAAGCGTCTGTATCTCGTATCGTTATCGAGCGTCCGGCTAAGAGCATCCGTGTGACCATTCACACCGCTCGCCCGGGTATCGTTATCGGTAAGAAAGGTGAAGACGTAGAAAAACTGCGCACGGTCGTAGCGAAAATCGCTGGCGTTCCTGCACAGATCAATATCGCCGAAGTCCGTAAACCGGAACTGGACGCTAAATTGGTTGCTGATAGCATCACTTCACAGCTGGAGCGTCGTGTGATGTTCCGTCGTGCTATGAAGCGTGCTGTTCAGAACGCAATGCGTCTGGGCGCGAAGGGTATTAAAGTTGAAGTTAGCGGCCGTTTGGGCGGAGCCGAGATCGCACGTACCGAATGGTACCGTGAAGGTCGCGTGCCACTGCACACTCTGCGTGCAGACATTGACTACAACACCTCTGAAGCGCACACCACTTATGGTGTAATCGGCGTTAAGGTATGGATCTTCAAAGGTGAGATCCTGGGTGGTATGGCTGCTGTTGAACAACCGGAACCGGCTGCTCAACCTAAAAAGCAGCAGCGTAAAGGCCGTAAGTAA